From the Paludisphaera mucosa genome, one window contains:
- a CDS encoding NUDIX hydrolase: MPADDEPLPPRRVIYRGVKLDLAVQPVRLIDGGLAEREVVLHRGAVALVPMVDADHVCLVYNYRHAIGETLLEVPAGTLDEGETPDQTAPRELAEETGFRAGRITFLRWWHVTPGVMTERMFLYLCEDLTPGPTDHQPDERLETKIVPWSEAVAMVHDGRIRDAKSMLSILFCDQLRRGPKPGA, from the coding sequence GTGCCCGCCGACGACGAGCCGCTCCCGCCGCGGCGGGTGATCTACCGCGGGGTCAAGCTCGACCTGGCGGTGCAGCCCGTCCGCCTGATCGACGGCGGCCTCGCCGAGCGCGAGGTCGTCCTCCATCGCGGCGCGGTGGCGCTCGTCCCCATGGTCGACGCCGACCACGTCTGCCTCGTCTACAACTACCGTCACGCCATCGGCGAGACCCTGCTGGAAGTCCCCGCCGGCACCCTCGACGAGGGCGAGACCCCCGACCAGACCGCCCCCCGCGAGCTGGCCGAGGAGACCGGCTTCCGCGCCGGCCGGATCACCTTCCTGCGCTGGTGGCACGTCACCCCGGGGGTCATGACCGAGCGGATGTTCCTCTACCTCTGCGAGGACCTCACCCCCGGCCCCACCGACCACCAGCCCGACGAGCGCCTGGAAACCAAGATCGTCCCCTGGTCCGAGGCCGTCGCCATGGTCCACGACGGCCGGATCCGCGACGCCAAGTCGATGCTCTCGATCCTCTTCTGCGACCAGCTCCGCCGCGGCCCGAAGCCCGGGGCCTAA
- a CDS encoding ABC transporter ATP-binding protein has protein sequence MTTHIAAFGLCKSYWKGKIEVPVLRGVDVEASRGELVAAVGASGSGKSTMLHILGLLDQPDGGEVLLDGRRIDDRPDRERDVLRNRTFGFIFQFYHLLPELTAVENVMMPHLIRTGLFAYVKQRKAIRRDAEEMLERVGLGHRLTHHPSELSGGEMQRAAIARALVGRPEVLLADEPTGNLDAGTGQGVLELLRDLNRERGLTMILVTHDQQIANQADRVVRLAEGRIEEWIPALV, from the coding sequence ATGACCACCCATATCGCGGCCTTCGGCCTCTGCAAGAGCTACTGGAAGGGCAAGATCGAGGTCCCCGTCCTCCGCGGCGTCGACGTCGAGGCGTCGCGCGGGGAGCTGGTGGCGGCGGTCGGCGCCAGCGGGTCGGGCAAGAGCACGATGCTCCACATCCTGGGCCTGCTCGACCAGCCCGACGGCGGCGAGGTCCTGCTCGACGGCCGTCGGATCGACGACCGCCCCGACCGCGAGCGCGACGTCCTGCGGAACCGGACCTTCGGCTTCATCTTCCAGTTCTACCACCTGCTGCCGGAGCTGACGGCGGTCGAGAACGTGATGATGCCGCACCTGATCCGCACCGGCCTCTTCGCCTACGTCAAGCAGCGCAAGGCGATCCGCCGCGACGCCGAGGAGATGCTGGAGCGCGTCGGCCTGGGCCACCGGCTCACCCACCACCCCTCGGAACTCTCCGGAGGCGAGATGCAGCGGGCGGCCATCGCCCGCGCCCTGGTCGGCCGCCCCGAGGTCCTGCTGGCCGACGAGCCGACCGGAAACCTTGACGCCGGCACCGGCCAGGGGGTGCTCGAACTGCTGCGCGACTTGAATAGGGAACGCGGGCTGACTATGATATTGGTCACGCATGATCAACAGATCGCCAACCAGGCCGACCGGGTCGTGAGGCTTGCGGAAGGGCGTATCGAGGAATGGATTCCCGCGCTTGTCTGA
- the lysS gene encoding lysine--tRNA ligase → MSEESRDGLEAVRAEKLRKIADLGIDPWGRRFDDHRAIAAVRALEPPKPVEGETPEPGPAVRIAGRIMLRRGQGKVVFLEVRDWTERIQVFIGKKQVGDAGWALVDLLDLGDLIGVDGALGYTKTGELTVFATALTFLGKSLTPPPEKWHGLTDQEVRYRRRYVDLYTNPESLQTFLGRSTIVRTFRKVMEERGFVEVETPTMQAVAGGAAARPFVTHHNTLDIDLFLRIAPELYLKRLLVGGMERVFEIGRVYRNEGISPKHNPEFTMMEAYQAYGDYHAMMDLTEALICASIGAIGGGYERPWGEKTIDFTPPWPRRAYLDLLREHAGVDPDDFEAVKARAEALKIETKGRDRDVIISDLFEATVEDALAGPVFVIDYPAAICPLTKRKASDPRLAERFELFVDGIELANAYTELNDPYLQEDLFRSQLAGQKEEDSMAKMDDDFVQALKNAMPPAGGLGIGIDRLCMLLLNRSSIRDVVLFPLMRPQTSRSSAGAAADGEDESEI, encoded by the coding sequence ATGTCCGAAGAGTCGCGGGACGGCCTGGAAGCGGTGCGGGCCGAGAAGCTGAGGAAGATCGCCGACCTGGGGATCGACCCCTGGGGCCGCCGGTTCGACGACCATCGAGCCATCGCCGCGGTGCGCGCGCTCGAACCGCCGAAGCCCGTCGAGGGCGAGACCCCCGAGCCCGGCCCCGCGGTCCGGATCGCCGGCCGGATCATGCTCCGGCGCGGCCAGGGGAAGGTCGTCTTCCTGGAGGTCCGCGACTGGACCGAGCGGATCCAGGTCTTCATCGGCAAGAAGCAGGTGGGCGACGCCGGCTGGGCCCTGGTCGACCTGCTCGACCTCGGCGACCTGATCGGCGTCGACGGCGCGCTCGGCTACACCAAGACCGGCGAGCTGACCGTCTTCGCGACGGCCCTCACGTTCCTGGGCAAGAGCCTGACGCCGCCCCCCGAGAAGTGGCACGGCCTGACGGACCAGGAAGTGCGCTACCGCCGGCGCTACGTCGACCTCTACACCAACCCCGAGTCGCTCCAGACCTTCCTGGGCCGGTCGACGATCGTCCGGACCTTCCGCAAGGTGATGGAGGAGCGCGGGTTCGTCGAGGTCGAAACGCCCACGATGCAGGCCGTCGCCGGCGGCGCGGCGGCCCGGCCGTTCGTCACCCACCACAACACGCTGGACATCGACCTGTTCCTGCGGATCGCCCCCGAGCTGTACCTCAAGCGGCTGCTCGTCGGCGGCATGGAGCGGGTCTTCGAGATCGGCCGGGTGTATCGCAACGAGGGGATCAGCCCCAAGCACAACCCCGAATTCACGATGATGGAGGCCTACCAGGCCTACGGCGACTACCACGCCATGATGGACCTGACCGAGGCCCTCATCTGCGCCTCGATCGGGGCGATCGGCGGCGGCTACGAGCGGCCCTGGGGCGAGAAGACGATCGACTTCACCCCCCCCTGGCCCCGCCGGGCCTACCTCGACCTGCTCCGCGAGCACGCGGGCGTCGACCCCGACGACTTCGAGGCCGTCAAGGCCCGCGCCGAGGCCCTGAAGATCGAGACGAAGGGCCGCGACCGCGACGTGATCATCAGCGACCTGTTCGAGGCCACCGTCGAGGACGCGCTCGCGGGCCCGGTCTTCGTGATCGACTACCCGGCGGCGATCTGCCCGCTGACCAAGCGGAAGGCGTCCGACCCGCGGCTGGCCGAGCGGTTCGAGCTGTTCGTCGACGGCATCGAGCTGGCCAACGCCTACACCGAGCTGAACGACCCGTACCTCCAAGAGGACCTCTTCCGCAGCCAGCTCGCCGGCCAGAAGGAAGAGGACTCGATGGCCAAGATGGACGACGACTTCGTCCAGGCCCTCAAAAACGCGATGCCCCCGGCCGGCGGCCTGGGGATCGGCATCGACCGCCTCTGCATGCTCTTATTGAACAGGTCGAGCATTCGCGACGTCGTCCTGTTCCCGCTGATGCGCCCGCAGACGTCCCGGTCGTCGGCCGGCGCCGCGGCCGACGGCGAGGACGAATCCGAGATCTAA
- the ilvE gene encoding branched-chain-amino-acid transaminase, with amino-acid sequence MSPKVYIGGKLYDKSDAKISVYDHGLLYGDGVFEGIRSYSGRVFRLKDHVDRLYASAVAIHLRIPISREEMAAAIVDTLAANKLTDAYIRVVVTRGSGSLGLDPRRTTDPQVIIITDLISLYPEELYEHGLKIVTAATIRSHPNTVNPRVKSLNYLNNILAKMEGALAGCLEALMLNHKGEVAECTGDNIFVVRKGEIHTPSVDSGILEGITREAVIGLARQAGYKVFERTMDRYDVYTADECFLTGTAAELIPVVECDGRPLGTGKPGPITRELRQRFGRLVREGEA; translated from the coding sequence ATGAGCCCCAAGGTCTACATCGGCGGCAAGCTCTACGATAAGTCGGACGCGAAGATCAGCGTCTACGATCACGGGCTCCTCTACGGCGACGGCGTCTTCGAGGGTATCCGTTCCTACTCGGGCCGGGTCTTCCGGCTCAAGGACCACGTCGACCGGCTCTACGCCTCGGCCGTGGCGATCCACCTGCGGATCCCGATCTCGCGCGAGGAGATGGCCGCCGCCATCGTCGACACCCTCGCCGCCAACAAGCTGACCGACGCCTATATCCGCGTCGTCGTCACCCGGGGCTCGGGGAGCCTCGGCCTGGATCCCCGCCGGACCACCGACCCCCAGGTGATCATCATCACCGACCTGATCAGCCTCTACCCCGAGGAGCTGTACGAGCACGGCCTGAAGATCGTCACCGCCGCGACGATCCGCAGCCACCCGAACACGGTCAACCCCCGGGTGAAGTCGCTGAACTACCTGAACAACATCCTCGCCAAGATGGAGGGCGCGCTGGCCGGCTGCCTGGAGGCGCTGATGCTCAACCACAAGGGCGAGGTCGCCGAGTGCACGGGCGACAACATCTTCGTCGTCCGCAAGGGCGAGATCCACACGCCGTCGGTCGACTCGGGCATCCTCGAAGGCATCACCCGCGAGGCCGTCATCGGCCTGGCGCGGCAGGCCGGCTACAAGGTCTTCGAGCGGACGATGGACCGCTACGACGTCTACACGGCCGACGAATGCTTCCTCACCGGCACCGCCGCCGAGCTGATCCCGGTCGTCGAGTGCGACGGCCGACCCCTGGGCACCGGCAAGCCCGGGCCGATCACCCGCGAGCTGCGCCAGCGCTTCGGCCGCCTGGTCCGCGAAGGCGAAGCATGA
- a CDS encoding PVC-type heme-binding CxxCH protein, which produces MPHTRVLGPACLGLAMAVLATGRVGGQQPAPVENVSTFEHRSPADEQKALHAPPGFEVQLVAAEPDIQKPLNLAFDDKGRLWITDTVEYPYAAAPGVKTRDTVKILSDFGPDGRARKIETFADNLNIPIGLLPRPSAREALVHSIPNIYLLKDADGDGKAEVREPLYGIFGHRDTHGMTNAFTWGYDGWIYACHGFSNDSEVAGGDKRSIKMNSGNTYRMRPDGTHAEYVTHGQVNPFGLAFDEWGYLYSSDCHSKPLYQLIRGGYYPSFGKPHDGLNYAPEMVTHDHGSTAISGIAVALSGLFPEAHRGELYVGNVVTNRINADKIEWHGSTPKGVEQPDFVWSEDNWFRPVDLELGPDGALYVADFYNRIIGHYEVPLTHPGRDRTSGRIWRIVYKGDAAKPVPAPDTVDRTKAAVDALVADLASPTLPVRVSASNQLVERGGDEAASKLIALLGQESRPAPQAVHALWVLERLGKLDDDLLLRVARGAGEPTLRVHGLRILIDRPQLSEAARAFALASIGDESAHVRRAAAEVLGAHADAAFVRPLLKLKRSTAADDTHLVHVARIALRDQLKDAAVWARIAALPLDDQDRADLADVAVAVPAAAPAAFLLSHVQNFKESAENVARYIHHVARYGDPGLVPELSALVAAETAPRGRIGLIKEIHEGMQERGTAPPPELRRAALDLIAGFLASKDLDDLKKGIEAVGEFQLKESIPGLEGVFARNDIPEGWRSEALAAIARLDMPLGLARLKSALDDGRLPLPLREAAAVTLANIEKPEAREAVLTSLATAPEKLQSTAAAALVRRKDGAEALLAAVAAGKASARLLQQRPIVIGLENAEVPNVAARISTLLAGLPPADEQLRGLLDHRREAFQKAAGNAGAGAKAFETRCGVCHQMEGKGARVGPQLDGVGGRGLDRLLEDVLDPNRNVDQMFRTTTLALADGRVVSGLLLREEGRVLVMADAQGREVRVPLDDVEERKVVQLSPMPADMALQIPEPEFNDLLTYLLSRTEVKPAK; this is translated from the coding sequence ATGCCGCATACGAGAGTGCTGGGACCCGCGTGCCTGGGCCTGGCGATGGCCGTCCTGGCGACGGGCCGGGTCGGGGGCCAGCAGCCGGCCCCCGTCGAGAACGTCTCGACCTTCGAGCACCGGTCGCCCGCGGACGAGCAGAAGGCCCTCCACGCCCCGCCCGGGTTCGAGGTCCAGCTCGTCGCGGCCGAGCCCGACATCCAGAAGCCCCTCAACCTGGCCTTCGACGACAAGGGTCGGCTCTGGATCACCGACACGGTCGAGTACCCCTACGCCGCCGCCCCGGGCGTCAAGACCCGCGACACGGTCAAGATCCTGTCCGACTTCGGCCCCGACGGCCGGGCCCGCAAGATCGAGACGTTCGCCGACAACCTGAACATCCCGATCGGCCTGCTGCCCCGGCCCTCGGCCCGCGAGGCGCTCGTCCACAGCATCCCCAACATCTACCTGCTCAAGGACGCCGACGGCGACGGCAAGGCCGAGGTGCGCGAGCCGCTCTACGGGATCTTCGGCCATCGCGACACCCACGGCATGACCAACGCCTTCACCTGGGGCTACGACGGCTGGATCTACGCCTGCCACGGCTTCTCGAACGACTCCGAGGTCGCCGGCGGCGACAAGCGGTCGATCAAGATGAACTCGGGCAACACCTACCGGATGCGGCCCGACGGCACCCACGCCGAGTACGTCACCCACGGCCAGGTCAACCCGTTCGGGCTGGCCTTCGACGAGTGGGGCTACCTCTATTCCTCCGACTGCCACAGCAAGCCGCTCTACCAGCTCATCCGGGGCGGCTACTACCCCAGCTTCGGCAAGCCCCACGACGGCCTGAACTACGCCCCCGAGATGGTCACGCACGACCACGGCTCGACGGCCATCTCGGGCATCGCGGTCGCCCTCAGCGGCCTCTTCCCCGAGGCCCATCGCGGCGAGTTGTACGTCGGCAACGTCGTCACCAACCGGATCAACGCCGACAAGATCGAGTGGCACGGGTCGACGCCGAAGGGCGTCGAGCAGCCCGACTTCGTCTGGAGCGAGGACAACTGGTTCCGCCCGGTCGACCTCGAGCTCGGCCCCGACGGGGCCCTCTACGTAGCCGACTTCTACAACCGGATCATCGGCCACTACGAGGTCCCCCTGACCCACCCCGGTCGCGACCGCACCAGCGGCCGGATCTGGCGGATCGTCTACAAGGGCGACGCCGCCAAGCCGGTCCCCGCGCCCGACACCGTCGACCGCACCAAGGCGGCGGTCGACGCCCTGGTCGCCGACCTGGCCAGCCCCACGCTCCCGGTTCGCGTCTCGGCGTCGAACCAGCTCGTGGAGCGGGGCGGCGACGAGGCCGCGTCCAAGTTGATCGCCCTCCTCGGCCAGGAGTCGAGGCCCGCGCCCCAGGCGGTGCACGCGCTCTGGGTGCTGGAACGCCTGGGCAAGCTCGACGACGACCTCCTGCTGCGGGTCGCGCGTGGCGCTGGCGAGCCGACGCTGCGGGTCCACGGCCTCCGGATCCTGATCGACCGCCCGCAGCTTTCGGAGGCCGCCCGGGCCTTCGCCCTGGCCTCGATCGGCGACGAGAGCGCCCACGTCCGTCGGGCCGCCGCCGAGGTCCTCGGCGCGCACGCCGACGCGGCCTTCGTCCGCCCCTTGCTTAAGCTGAAGCGGTCGACGGCGGCCGACGACACGCACCTGGTCCACGTCGCCCGGATCGCCCTCCGCGACCAGCTGAAGGACGCGGCCGTCTGGGCCCGGATCGCCGCGCTGCCGCTCGACGACCAGGACCGGGCCGACCTGGCCGACGTCGCGGTCGCCGTCCCGGCCGCCGCGCCCGCCGCCTTCCTGCTCTCGCACGTCCAGAATTTCAAGGAAAGCGCCGAGAACGTCGCCCGCTACATCCACCACGTCGCGCGTTACGGCGACCCGGGCCTCGTCCCGGAGCTTTCCGCGCTGGTGGCGGCCGAGACCGCTCCCCGGGGCCGGATCGGCCTGATCAAGGAGATCCACGAAGGGATGCAGGAGCGGGGGACGGCCCCCCCGCCCGAGCTTCGCCGCGCCGCGCTCGACCTGATCGCCGGCTTCCTCGCCTCGAAGGACCTCGACGACCTGAAGAAGGGGATCGAGGCCGTCGGTGAGTTCCAGCTCAAGGAGTCCATCCCCGGCCTGGAGGGCGTCTTCGCCCGCAACGACATCCCCGAGGGCTGGCGGTCCGAGGCGCTCGCGGCGATCGCCCGGCTCGACATGCCGCTCGGCCTGGCCCGCCTGAAATCGGCGCTCGACGACGGACGGCTGCCGCTGCCGCTCCGCGAGGCCGCCGCCGTCACCCTGGCGAACATCGAGAAGCCCGAGGCTCGCGAGGCCGTGCTGACCTCGCTGGCCACCGCGCCCGAGAAGCTCCAGTCGACGGCCGCCGCGGCGCTCGTCCGTCGCAAGGACGGGGCCGAGGCGCTGCTCGCCGCCGTCGCCGCCGGCAAGGCCTCGGCGCGCCTGCTCCAGCAACGTCCGATCGTCATCGGCCTGGAGAACGCCGAGGTCCCCAACGTCGCCGCGCGGATCTCCACGCTGCTGGCCGGGCTGCCGCCCGCCGACGAGCAGCTCCGCGGCCTGCTCGACCATCGCCGCGAGGCTTTCCAGAAGGCCGCGGGCAACGCCGGGGCCGGGGCGAAGGCCTTCGAGACCCGCTGCGGCGTCTGCCACCAGATGGAAGGCAAGGGCGCCCGGGTCGGCCCTCAGCTCGACGGCGTCGGCGGCCGGGGCCTCGACCGGCTCCTCGAAGACGTGCTGGACCCCAACCGGAACGTCGACCAGATGTTCCGGACGACCACCCTGGCCCTGGCCGACGGCCGCGTGGTCTCGGGACTGCTCCTCCGCGAGGAGGGCCGCGTGCTCGTCATGGCCGACGCCCAGGGCCGCGAGGTCCGCGTGCCCCTGGACGACGTCGAGGAGCGCAAGGTCGTCCAGCTCTCCCCGATGCCGGCCGACATGGCGCTGCAGATCCCCGAGCCCGAGTTCAACGACCTGCTGACCTACCTGCTCAGTCGCACCGAGGTCAAGCCGGCGAAATGA
- a CDS encoding ABC transporter permease, which yields MYKYLLCWRYLRTRYIALASIISVMLGVATMIVVNSVMAGFADKMRDRLHGVLADLIVESDSFEGFFNYEEVMARVKEVGGDEVVAMAPTMETPGMLRFKYGSDSRNHPVQIIGVRPEERAKTGDFAEHLFDQNGKPIPPSFEVSDELKAQSPAGQRLRELKDEAPDPFMDATRQYLEQQQDAQVPIHGAIIGYALATYHLGHDRPDLYLAPMGTKAMLAFPKHTKVPEAGLDDFTVVGYFKSGMSEYDSTHVYVPLEELQRARKLIRDSDGKGAVNHIQIKVREGADLDVLADKLQLALERLAPMKFRVFTWEQKQGPLLAAVAVEQSILNILLFFIIAVAGFGILATFSMIVVEKTRDIGIMKALGASTSGVRNIFLGYGLMLGAVGSGVGMIGGLIFVRYINEIEKLLSVVLKHKVFDDSIYYFDRIPTLIEPHTVVAIVAGALFIAVGASIWPARRAAKMHPVKALRFE from the coding sequence GTGTACAAGTATCTGCTCTGCTGGCGGTATCTCCGCACCCGCTACATCGCGCTGGCGAGCATCATCAGCGTGATGCTGGGCGTGGCGACGATGATCGTCGTCAACTCGGTCATGGCCGGGTTCGCCGACAAGATGCGCGACCGCCTCCACGGCGTGCTCGCCGACCTGATCGTCGAGTCGGACTCGTTCGAGGGCTTCTTCAACTATGAGGAGGTCATGGCCCGGGTCAAGGAGGTCGGCGGCGACGAGGTCGTGGCCATGGCCCCGACCATGGAGACGCCCGGGATGCTCCGGTTCAAGTACGGCTCGGATTCCCGGAACCACCCCGTCCAGATCATCGGCGTGCGGCCCGAGGAGCGCGCCAAGACGGGCGACTTCGCCGAGCACCTGTTCGACCAGAACGGCAAGCCCATCCCCCCCTCGTTCGAGGTCTCCGACGAGCTGAAGGCCCAGTCGCCCGCCGGCCAGCGGCTCCGCGAGCTGAAGGACGAGGCCCCCGACCCGTTCATGGACGCGACCCGCCAGTACCTGGAGCAGCAGCAGGACGCGCAGGTCCCCATCCACGGCGCGATCATCGGCTACGCCCTCGCGACCTATCACCTGGGCCACGACCGGCCCGACCTGTACCTGGCCCCGATGGGGACGAAGGCCATGCTGGCCTTCCCCAAGCACACGAAGGTCCCCGAGGCGGGCCTCGACGACTTCACGGTCGTCGGCTACTTCAAGAGCGGGATGAGCGAGTACGACTCGACCCACGTCTACGTCCCGCTCGAAGAGCTTCAGCGCGCCCGCAAGCTGATCCGAGACTCGGACGGCAAGGGGGCCGTGAACCACATCCAGATCAAGGTCCGCGAGGGGGCCGACCTCGACGTCCTCGCCGACAAGCTCCAGCTCGCCCTGGAGAGGCTCGCGCCGATGAAGTTCCGGGTCTTCACCTGGGAGCAGAAGCAGGGCCCGCTGCTGGCGGCGGTGGCGGTCGAGCAGAGCATTCTGAACATCCTGCTCTTCTTCATCATCGCCGTGGCCGGCTTCGGCATCCTGGCGACCTTCTCGATGATCGTCGTCGAGAAGACGCGGGACATCGGGATCATGAAGGCGCTGGGGGCGTCGACCTCCGGGGTCCGCAACATCTTCCTCGGCTACGGCCTGATGCTGGGGGCCGTGGGGAGCGGCGTGGGGATGATCGGCGGCCTGATCTTCGTCCGCTACATCAACGAGATCGAGAAGCTCCTCAGCGTCGTCCTGAAGCACAAGGTGTTCGACGACTCGATCTACTATTTCGACCGGATCCCGACCCTGATCGAGCCCCACACGGTGGTCGCGATCGTCGCCGGGGCGCTGTTCATCGCGGTGGGCGCGAGCATCTGGCCGGCCCGGCGGGCGGCGAAGATGCACCCGGTCAAGGCCCTGCGGTTCGAATGA
- a CDS encoding arylsulfatase, giving the protein MIPRILPSIAWAAAGLAAIAGLTPRPATAARPNIVIVMPDDVGYGDFSFHGSPIVRTPNIDAFARESLRFTGFHVSPTCAPTRAALLTGRHEFKSGVTHTIDERERLSLKATTFAQVLKANGYATGIFGKWHLGDQAAYQPERRGFDETFVHGAGGIGQTFPGSCGDVPGNMYLDPTIRHNGVFEKTRGFCTDVFFNQALGWIDAKRKADAPFFALITPNAAHTPLQCPEDYAKRHAGQVSEDAAKFYGMIENIDDDFGRVTAALKSWGIENDTLVVFLTDNGGTIGVPIFNAGMRGQKVGPYEGGTRVPSFWRWPAAIQGGRDVPALTAHVDVFPTLVEILGVATSDEVRRQVEGRSLAPFFRDQPVAWPRRTLVTHVGRWPRGQVEAYKFKGVSIRDDRYSLVENAELFDLQADPGQKTNVNAAHPDVAARLRGEYEAWWTSILPCLENEDAVGPKINPYKEWYWKQFGGGPS; this is encoded by the coding sequence TTGATCCCTCGGATTCTCCCCAGCATCGCCTGGGCGGCGGCCGGGCTGGCGGCGATCGCGGGCCTGACGCCGCGTCCGGCCACGGCGGCGCGGCCGAACATCGTGATCGTGATGCCGGACGACGTCGGCTACGGCGACTTCTCGTTCCACGGCAGCCCGATCGTCCGCACGCCGAACATCGACGCCTTCGCCCGCGAGAGCCTCCGCTTCACCGGCTTCCACGTCAGCCCGACCTGCGCCCCGACGCGCGCCGCGCTGCTGACCGGTCGCCACGAGTTCAAGTCGGGCGTGACGCACACGATCGACGAGCGCGAGCGGCTCAGCCTGAAGGCGACGACCTTCGCCCAGGTCCTGAAGGCGAACGGCTATGCGACGGGGATCTTCGGCAAGTGGCACCTCGGCGACCAGGCGGCGTATCAGCCCGAGCGCCGGGGGTTCGACGAGACGTTCGTCCACGGCGCCGGCGGCATCGGCCAGACCTTCCCGGGAAGCTGCGGCGACGTCCCGGGCAACATGTATCTCGACCCGACGATCCGCCACAACGGGGTCTTCGAGAAGACCCGCGGCTTCTGCACGGACGTCTTCTTCAACCAGGCCCTGGGCTGGATCGATGCGAAGCGGAAGGCCGACGCCCCCTTCTTCGCCCTCATCACCCCGAACGCGGCCCACACGCCGCTCCAGTGCCCGGAGGACTACGCGAAGCGGCACGCGGGGCAGGTCTCCGAGGACGCCGCGAAGTTCTACGGCATGATCGAGAACATCGACGACGACTTCGGCCGGGTGACCGCCGCGTTGAAGTCGTGGGGGATCGAAAACGACACGCTCGTCGTCTTCCTGACCGACAACGGCGGGACGATCGGCGTGCCGATCTTCAACGCCGGCATGCGCGGGCAGAAGGTCGGGCCGTACGAGGGGGGCACCCGCGTCCCCTCGTTCTGGCGGTGGCCTGCGGCGATCCAGGGTGGCCGCGACGTCCCCGCCCTGACCGCCCACGTCGACGTCTTCCCGACCCTCGTCGAGATCCTCGGCGTCGCGACGTCGGACGAGGTCCGCCGCCAGGTCGAGGGCCGCAGCCTCGCCCCCTTCTTCCGCGACCAGCCCGTCGCCTGGCCCCGGCGCACGCTCGTCACCCACGTCGGCCGCTGGCCGCGCGGGCAGGTCGAGGCGTACAAGTTCAAGGGCGTCTCGATCCGCGACGATCGCTATTCGCTGGTCGAAAACGCCGAGCTCTTCGACCTCCAGGCCGACCCCGGCCAGAAGACGAACGTGAACGCCGCCCACCCCGACGTCGCCGCACGACTTCGCGGTGAGTACGAAGCCTGGTGGACCTCGATCCTCCCCTGCCTGGAGAACGAGGACGCCGTCGGCCCGAAGATCAACCCTTACAAAGAATGGTACTGGAAGCAATTCGGTGGCGGCCCGTCTTAA
- a CDS encoding universal stress protein, with protein MIAIGRILAPSDFSSHCEQALRYACGLAEKFDAELHVIHVLSDLVPASPDQLLMPVMPPQFYEDDEKRAALTLGDAVKPEWGTPRSLTTSVRWGTPAEAIVDYAAEKKVDLVVIATHGRTGLSHALLGSVAERIVREAPCPVLTIRSAPAEAS; from the coding sequence ATGATCGCCATCGGCCGCATCCTCGCGCCTTCGGACTTCAGCTCGCACTGCGAGCAGGCGCTCCGCTACGCCTGCGGCCTGGCGGAGAAGTTCGACGCCGAGCTGCACGTCATCCACGTCCTGTCCGACCTCGTCCCCGCGAGCCCGGACCAGCTCCTGATGCCCGTCATGCCCCCCCAGTTCTACGAGGACGACGAGAAGCGCGCCGCGCTCACGCTGGGCGACGCCGTGAAGCCCGAGTGGGGGACGCCGAGGAGCCTGACGACCTCGGTCCGCTGGGGGACGCCGGCCGAGGCGATCGTCGACTACGCGGCCGAGAAGAAGGTCGACCTGGTCGTCATCGCCACCCACGGTCGCACCGGGCTCAGCCACGCTTTGCTCGGATCGGTCGCCGAGCGGATCGTCCGCGAGGCCCCCTGCCCCGTGCTGACGATCCGGTCCGCCCCGGCCGAGGCGTCCTGA